gtgtATGTGACCCTACCTGTGAAAGGTTAAAGTCTCATTATCACACATCCATAAGAACTAATTGTTCCAAACatacacacagatacacacacatgccCACTACGAAGGTAATTGAAACCAAATGAAGTCATTAATGTCTTAGTAATTAAATATTTACCTAATCTGACACTGCTGATATCTAAGTGGGATCTAAGGAGTCTTCTGTCATTAGATGGCTCACTGCATTTAGTCTCTAGTGGAAACCAATGCACCAGACTCCAATTAGTTCTGCCATGCGGGAGAGTGTAGATAACGTAACCAGGCACATCTTTGAGGACTCAATTCTGTCAACACCAACTCCATCCCATACCTTTTCCCACAGGTCTACAGGATAACCCCTGGGTGTGTGATTGCAGACTCGCCTCCTTGCTTGATATTAGCAAGGCACCAGAATCCTCTATGGTGCTGTTGGATCGCTTCCTGACCTGTAGCGGTCCGCCAGTCCTCGCTGGAGTTTCCTTTCAGAACGTGGAGCTCTCTCGTTGCCGTCGGCCATACGTGGTGACCTCCGGCACAAAGATCACAGCTCTGCTTGGCAGCAACATTCTGCTTCGCTGTGATGCTATAGGACACCCCACTCCCACACTTGTGTGGTTCAAATCTGCCAGACCGAACCTTTATAATACAGGTATCCTGTTTTATATACTTATGTGGTGTATTTTTATACACACAGTTACTGGGTTTATACTTTCATTTTGACACAACACtgtcttgttttattttaaggttGCTGTGAACAGATACAAAGCAGAGGAACTGAGAATCTGCCCAGAAAACTCTCCGGCTGTAAGTTGCCATTAGAACTTTGTCACATGAAAATTCATTGACTTTGTGTACCTTGTGCAAAAACGTTGTGTCTAAATATTACAAAAGCACACACACGATGGATTGAACTTTATAACCTAAGAAACCCTAGTCACACCTAAGCCTGTCTCTGCCCGCAGATGTACAAGACTCGTCTCAAGTGGGAATTCGCTGGTCGGCTGTCAGTCTTAATGGAATTTCCTATAAAGATGCAGGAGAGTATCGATGCAGAGCACAAAACATGGCAGGGATATCAGAGGCCATTGTCAGTCTGAACGTGGTTGGGATGATGGCTGAAAATACAGACCTACAGCAAACGGCTGCAAAATTGGATTATTCACAAAAGAAACCCAAAACAAAATCTAAAGTAGGATCTTTGGTATCTCGAAACATAACACGACCACTCTTAGCCTCTAAGAAAGTGATAAACATTCCTAAAGAGATGTAAATGGACAGAATCTACCACAAAGTCACTTTTAATGATCTGATACACAAAAGATCATTCACATCTACATCAAGTATAAGGATCATATTTTGTTACTTCAGGTGTTTTCCTTATGGGTGACTCACAAGTTTTCAATAACACTCAGTCGTGACCAACAGATGGCAGCTTTGAGCCAATAACATTTactgaaaattattttggtgAACAGTAATTACCGTATAGCTTACAGGCAATATAACTGTCTTTCATATACAATCAACACATCTATAATAAGGTTAAAAGTATGTGGACAGCTCCTGCTAATTGACAGTTTATTTGAACTACAACCACTAATACTGTAGGTACACTGAGATGaaagattcattcaatttactcatttttgaggtaagtggttgcaatcaatttatttaagctacatttaaacaaatgttttttgtttaaatgtagcttaggTGGGTTGAttgtgaccact
This Misgurnus anguillicaudatus chromosome 11, ASM2758022v2, whole genome shotgun sequence DNA region includes the following protein-coding sequences:
- the lrit3b gene encoding leucine-rich repeat, immunoglobulin-like domain and transmembrane domain-containing protein 3b isoform X2, yielding MLNLLCVWFWLYVHKVQHAHLYAHVPSMVAAITRNLVLCKNPALTGIPVDLPSDTVKFRLERTSVSRIFRGAFSSLPELLYLWLTYNSITVVHPRSFTNLSFLHELRLDGNLLSSFPWEGLRDVPRLRTLGLHNNRLARIPPLAARYLGNITYLDLSSNRLSTLPNDLFALWPLITLSETTQPQRSVVLGLQDNPWVCDCRLASLLDISKAPESSMVLLDRFLTCSGPPVLAGVSFQNVELSRCRRPYVVTSGTKITALLGSNILLRCDAIGHPTPTLVWFKSARPNLYNTGCCEQIQSRGTENLPRKLSGYVQDSSQVGIRWSAVSLNGISYKDAGEYRCRAQNMAGISEAIVSLNVVGMMAENTDLQQTAAKLDYSQKKPKTKSKVGSLVSRNITRPLLASKKVINIPKEM
- the lrit3b gene encoding leucine-rich repeat, immunoglobulin-like domain and transmembrane domain-containing protein 3b isoform X1 gives rise to the protein MNLLLYAELTLCLVLVVCAQGPACPSLCTCAFHGRSNNKELRTVLCKNPALTGIPVDLPSDTVKFRLERTSVSRIFRGAFSSLPELLYLWLTYNSITVVHPRSFTNLSFLHELRLDGNLLSSFPWEGLRDVPRLRTLGLHNNRLARIPPLAARYLGNITYLDLSSNRLSTLPNDLFALWPLITLSETTQPQRSVVLGLQDNPWVCDCRLASLLDISKAPESSMVLLDRFLTCSGPPVLAGVSFQNVELSRCRRPYVVTSGTKITALLGSNILLRCDAIGHPTPTLVWFKSARPNLYNTGCCEQIQSRGTENLPRKLSGYVQDSSQVGIRWSAVSLNGISYKDAGEYRCRAQNMAGISEAIVSLNVVGMMAENTDLQQTAAKLDYSQKKPKTKSKVGSLVSRNITRPLLASKKVINIPKEM